The Proteus vulgaris genome has a segment encoding these proteins:
- the arcA_1 gene encoding two-component response regulator, with the protein MAQKNAVLVESYKFNGWELDINSRSLISPAGEQYKLPRSEFRAMLHFCENPGKIQTRAELLKKMTGRELKPHDRTVDVTIRRIRKHFESTPDTPEIIATIHGEGYRFCGDLDE; encoded by the coding sequence ATGGCACAGAAGAACGCCGTTTTAGTCGAGAGCTATAAATTCAATGGTTGGGAGCTTGATATTAATAGTCGCTCACTGATCAGTCCTGCTGGTGAACAATACAAATTACCACGCAGTGAATTTCGTGCGATGCTACATTTCTGCGAGAATCCTGGAAAAATCCAAACTCGAGCAGAATTACTGAAGAAAATGACAGGTCGTGAATTGAAACCGCATGATCGTACTGTCGACGTTACAATTCGTCGTATTCGTAAGCATTTCGAATCTACACCAGATACTCCTGAAATCATTGCCACAATCCATGGTGAAGGTTATCGTTTCTGTGGTGATTTAGACGAGTAA
- the arcA_2 gene encoding two-component response regulator, translated as MQTPHILIVEDEVVTRNTLKSIFEAEGYIVHEATDGNEMHNVLSDHDINLVIMDINLPGKNGLLLARELREQASVALMFLTGRDNEVDKILGLEIGADDYITKPFNPRELTIRARNLLSRTMNLVNGTEERRFSREL; from the coding sequence ATGCAAACCCCGCACATTCTGATTGTTGAAGACGAAGTAGTTACTCGTAATACCCTGAAAAGCATATTCGAAGCTGAAGGGTATATCGTACACGAAGCCACTGATGGCAACGAAATGCACAATGTTCTCTCTGATCACGATATTAATCTGGTCATTATGGACATTAACCTTCCTGGTAAAAATGGGCTGTTACTGGCTCGTGAATTACGAGAACAGGCAAGTGTTGCATTAATGTTCCTAACGGGTCGTGATAATGAAGTTGATAAAATCTTAGGCCTTGAAATTGGTGCTGATGATTACATAACTAAACCTTTTAATCCTCGTGAATTAACGATTCGTGCTCGTAACTTGTTGTCACGTACCATGAATTTAGTTAATGGCACAGAAGAACGCCGTTTTAGTCGAGAGCTATAA